tGAAGCTGCTATTGCATGTGCTATACAACTGAGTTAGCAAATGTTGTTGATTTAGCTTACGGGTTGACCACACAGATTTTGTCCTCATAAATTAAGGGTTCAGCTGTAAAACACCTAATGGTGTAGCATTGACTTAAGAAATTTTGTGTAGGGCTTTGTAGTATAAGGTTTTTCGGTAGGAAACAAACTGCCATATAAGGGGCCAAAGACTTGGTTTGACACTTGTGTGCAGGTTTcaaatcttgaatttcattAGCAATTTAAGTAGCATGGTATGGTGATGTTAGCTGTTGTTCTTCATTGCCCCAGTAACATCATGATAAAGACTTCAGTTATTTACCTTGGTGTTGGTTAGACACAAGTACTTTTGCCATTTTTCTTATTTCCAGCAAGTTTGCCACATGCTATTATGAACTGCAAAATGCACTCATGTGTGGTGTTATTCCTGAATGCTTTGTTCGAGTCAATACTTTCTGAATATCATCTCTGAACAAAAGTCTCCATAATCTTTATGTATTCTATATTCAAGTTCTGTTTTGAGAATTGTTTGGTCTTTGACGCCATAATCATTTGTACTTTTAAGGAATACACTGTGAGTTTCTGATACATGGAGAATCTTGGAGTTTTTCCTCACAGGGGATTTATTGTTGAGCTTGACCCTGCTGCGGTAAATGTCCAACTTATGGCTGATGTTCAATACCTTTACTTTTTTGATTCCTTTGAATGTAGACTTATAGGTTTCAATTGTGATTGTCAGGTCAGTGTCAAGGTTTCAGAAATGTTCCTGGAGGAATTTGGCAGGAGGCTGACACATACATGCATGTTTAGAGATCCTGCGGGAAGCAGATTCAACGTGTTGATGTACAACATGTACGGCGAAGACCACTTCACAACTGGTCTAGCTTCTTTGAGGGCCCACTACAATTTGCATCAAGGGGGGTGGGTCAACATGTTCTACCTCTTGCTTCTGAATTCTACCTCAAGGTGCTTGATAGGGAACTCAGGGAAGTTAACTATCGCGACTTTCCTGTTGTAAACCTAAAGGTTGGTTGGCAAGATTCAGATGAAGAAGTAGCTGATGTTGAAAGCGAGCCTGAGGATGACCATGCGGATTTCTTCAGAGGAAAGCCGTTCACTATCAAAGCCTCCCATCTCACATCACACACAAAGGTTTTTGTGCTTATTCTTCTTTAAGTTAGTGACATTGTTGTTGAATTATGCTATATCATTGCAACTGTTTTATGTATTTATTACTGGTCATTAAATCTGCAGGCAATACCCGCTGACTTGATGAGACTGGCCATACATCCAAACAAGCCAGCCTGCTGCGTCTTGAGGGATGACCTGACAAGACGATTCTTTTGTGAAATGCGGTGGGGCAAGTCCAACAATTCTGCATGCTACATTTCAAAGGGCTGGCATGATTTTGTGGTAACAAATGGTTTGGTAAAGGGAGATTTTGTTTCGTTTGGCATTGATAGGAGGGATCCGGCCTTGATCCACGTTAGTGTGGATAGACGATTGGTTAATCAACTGCGTTCCCACCCTTAATTCCACTGAACTAGTTTTAGGTTAACTGCATATTTAGAGACAATGCCAATTTTTTTGGTTAGAACCCTTCACAGCAAGTTTTTTGATATTTTTGGTTCTAAAAACAAGTTGGAAGGATTAATTTCCATAGGTAGATTAAGCCTTAGTTTAGTGTTGTCGTTCTCACCTGGGTTTGTGCAGTTTCATCTTAGGGAGGGAGTGCTGTTTTATGGAGATCATTTTGGACAATGGTCTTAACTTGGACATGCTTATATTTCCTGACTTACACGCCATTCTTTTACTTTCATGTTGATGATGGGGGTGAGCAGTGTGGAGAATGATTTGATTTTACCTTCATTTGCTCAAAATTTAAGCGCATTAGTAATTGGATTTCACTTGAATTTGCTGAAAATTTGATCAAGTGGTTTTATTGAACAACCATTTCATGCTCATGGATTGCATTTTCCCCTAAACTGCATGTGTTTAAATTCTAAGAGATCTAACTTTCTGCACATCATTCATCAATTGTGAGTGGTAACCTCTATATAGAAAACAACACAGAATGCATtgctttttttcttcaatttgctGGAGAACGATTTTATTGTTTCCATAATTATCAATTTTATTTGATGTAAAATTCAAGCACATTACTATTATTGCTGtctaaaaactattttaactaATGGAATGCTTTTTCCCCTAATCTGTATGTGTCTCAAATTGTATTTTGTGCACATATCATGGAAACTGTGCGCCacataaaaacaataaaacaatttttttttcttgataaaaataaaacacacaATGCATATGCTTGCTTATTCAATGTGCATTTTAACACTCCTGTAGGAGTTTATGTATAAAATTGCAGTTATACGTTTACTTGTCAGTTATCATTTTTTTGCTGCATTGCATTTACTTCACTCATACAAAAACTGGTTGTatcctttaattttttatccACAAAAATAGATTTATTAAAAATTGGTTTTACCGACTAAGTGGTACTGAGatgttatttcattttttaataaattaactcctttaattataatatttatgttttttcataaaaaaaaacaatttgataATGTAATTTACTACTTAAATGGTATTTTTGAAGAGTCATGATTGCCCCTATAAACTAGCTTTGAAAGTTGTGCATAATATGTAACTGTGCACGGTCCAATTGATTTACTGCATCGTCTTCCCCCAAGCACAGCAGAACTGTTCACAGAGAAGGGCATACGAAACGTCTGTTcagagagaaggagaaggagataAAGCATCTCCTAGGGTTTTATCTCTCTTTCCCGATCCAATTTCTGTTCGTGTGTTCCACTATCAccgccaccctcctagcaaggcCAAGGTTCGTGTCTATGTTGTTTCCAGCCTTGTTGTATTTTCTACTTTCTATGCCTTAATGCCATTTTAAAATCTTTTTGTTTCTTCTGGCTGCTTCACCAACAATCAAACCTGCAACTTCCTTTTTCAAGCCCTCTACTTTCTAATTCGAAAATGCATCACAAAATATgttgtatttttaattgatcCTGGTTAGGTTTTAGCTGCATGCACGATTTGGAAATTATAGAAAATTGGTTCCAATATGTTGGCTGTCTAATTGTGCCTTGTTAGGTTTGAACAACGACATGAAGTCCAAAGAAAAGGCACCAGCACTCCCTGATTTCACCCTTCCATTAGAATTGAATCAGGTAATTTTTGTCacttattatttttcatatttgttcTGACTGGAATAGTGTTGTGGTAATGGCTGGCTTAATTCTATTTAAAACACGTATAGGAACACATGGAAATACCGTACGAAGTTTACACAAGATTCAGAGCGGATATGGGTAGTACAATTAAACTTAGAGATCCAGTAGGGGGTATTTGCGAGTTTAAGTTATACTTTGGGGCAAATACGTGTAGGATTTGGGAATCTGTTCGTGCACTTGCTGTTAAGTATAACTTGGAAGAAGATCAGTTGGTTCACTTTTACCACTTCATTCGAAACAAGTTCAATGTGAAATTAACTGACAAGTCGATGAATGAAATCGATTACGGTGTGGGAACTTCCCAGAGACAAACTCAGAGAAATGAAAACCCTACTGCAGGAAAGGATTGTGTGTGTCACAACGGCGGCGAGGAGCGTGTGGGTGTTGAGATGGATGAGCCTGGTGTGACTGTCCATATTGAAGAAGATTGTATGTATGTGGAGGTTGAAGAAGACCACGGAATAGAAGATGACGGTCTGATGGGTTCTGTCCGGCGATTTCCTAATGCAGACAAGGATCCTCCAGTTGTGGAATTTGATTTGGTGATGACCGCCTCAGCAATTTCAGGACGCCAGACAGTTGTGAGTACTCATTACGTATCTATTTATTCAATGTTTGGTTACCTTTTATTTCATTAGTTATAGTGAAGAATGAAGATTGCATTTATATTCTCAGTTAAAATTTGAGCAATGCGAATCGTAACTTGAGGTTTAATTCTGTTGCCAGCACCTACCAGCGCGCTATGTTCGCAGACACTTGAAGAAAGAATGGATGCAGATCATATTGGCCAATGAACAGAGTAAGTGGTATGTTTGCGACCTCAAGTGGAGGTATAAGGATGAGCAACGAAGTCCCTGCAATCTTGCAGGTCGTTGGTATGATTTTGTGAAGGACCACAAATTAAAAGTTGGGGACAGGGTTCATTGCCAACCATGTAGCACTGCCAATAATCTTGTCTACTGCACCATTCACCGTCgtcagaagaaaaagaagtagCATAGTCGTTGTGACTATGTTTTTGAACAACTGTGTACTTGAATGCTTGTTTGTTCAAGTAGTTTAAACAATCTTTCTTTCTGtgttctttaattttatttcagaCATTGTTAACTTGTTACTCTTGGTATTATGTTGAAAATGCCCTGAAGAATTGATCCAAAATTATCTTCGTTAAACAGTGGTAGGATAGGCCCGCTGGGCCAACCCGCCCTGACATCATATTTAGAAGGGTTAGTTTATGGGTATTGTGCCCATTAGCCCGCATAACCCGCACAGTTTGAGCCTGCCATTTAGTGGGATTttggttgggttgggttgggccgTTGGGTTGGAACATTTTCtaaaattttagttttataaAATTTACCAAAAAACATCATGCTCCGGATTTGTTTACTGGGCCCAATAAAAAAACCTTGGcccatgttattttttttagttcATAATTTGCAATATATTTCTGAAGCTCCAGTATCTCATGTAAAATGCTTCTAATAAGATTAACAACGGGAAAAATGTTTGGAGAAATTTATCCTACACTAGTTCTTGGTGGTGTAACCTTAGACCACCCCCCTTATGACCTGCAAtagcaagtatttttttttaaaataaaaaaacctatctttttaaatcttgaattaatcattaggttaattgaattaattatcaagtaattaaattaggtcAAATTTAATTagttcatcatcttcttttCTTCCTGCACCGTACTACAAAAAAGTGGTGCAGGTAAAATGCCTCCGTAATTACATAAATGaaagtttcttgcattttttcttcaaagtttgTGTCTGTATTTTGTATCAGAGTTAAACAGTTTCTTGCAACTAAAAGGGGTTAAAACAATAAAATGTAAGCTTCCATTTGTAGCTTTTCAGCATTTTCCCTCACTCTACAATAGTAATACGTATGATAATGAGAAATCACATATTCTACAACATTGGTGCATAAGGGTTGAAAAGTTCAACTTCTATCCGAAACCATTGTACAGCCGAAGTTTAATTTTCATCTACAAGCCGCTCTGGCCCGCAGAATAGTGACTACTTTGGATTCAACAGTGGTTTTTGACATGGACATATTTTCGGCGTCCGATTGCACATCAAACTGCATTTGCTTATGTACCAGCCTTTTTCTTCGCCGCATCATGTTGCATTTGGCTACGGGGGCCTTGGTGTTGGCTATGTCCTCTAACAGCAGGAGTATGAATAGGTTGACAAGCAGATAGATTCTGCGATTGAGTAGATTATCAAAAATTTCACTGGTGAGGAATATCATGgatatattaaaaattttacAAACACTGAATAACTTGTACAAAACCTGATAGTTTCGGGGCAATATCGGAACATAACCATAGCATTGAGGAGCATTTTGAGGACCATTTATGGGTTGACCATAAGCATATTGAATGTTGGGGTCTGGTATCCATCCACCATAACCATGTGGGAAGTTGACCTGGGCTGGCATACCCGTACCAACGGCTAAGTTAGGTGGCCGTGTTGGATATTGAGGGACAGCGTAATGAAATCCGGGATGAGCTATACCACAAGAAGCAGCTGTCTGGGTTGGCTGTATCCAAAAGACGTAATACCTCGCATTAAGCTTTGTGAACAAGAAATACAAATTCAACTTATCTGTGAACTGCATATTTCTGAACTGGTCAGTGATTCACTGTCAGGAACTCACCGGTTGCATTGTTGAATTTTGTGGGGATAAAGCACGTGAGCCCATCTGACTTTCATCTTTATCAGTTGCGGGGGTTAGGTTTTCCTGAATCCACAAGTAGAATAACAGCATTTTCAGTTCACTTAAACGATTATCCAAGTCCATTTAACGCATGAGAAACTACAATTGAGTTGATATATATCGACCAACCTTTTCATTAACTGAACAGAGATTCGAGTTCTTTGTCTTTTGTTTCTTGGCTTTATGTCCTCGACGACCAACCtgctcaacaacaacaatatcACAAATAACAGCAACACAAACAATAAAGTATCAATGACTTACCAAATGGTTTATTACATTAGAATTGGATCTACTTGGCTGCGTCGTGGCTTCGGTTGGCTGGCCCGTGCTATCGTCATTTACGTTGCCCTCATCCTCCTGCGTGGATCGCTCATCACCCTCCAAATCATTATCTTCTCCACCAACGAGGGTAGAACAAGTCCTTGCGTTGTGACCAAGCTTATGACAGTTTGAACACCTTGCTTGTTTCTTAttctttttattcttctttGGTTTCAGGGTTGCAGGTTGGTGTCCTTTAGATTTGACGATATTGGGATCACGAATGTCGTTGGTCCCGTTGACATGTCCGCCTTGTTTGAGTATCTTATTCTTATACTTCGTCGTCAACCTCAAAATATCATTCATCATGTCAGTGAAGAGCCCAGGATTGTCAGAACCTAAGACGGAGAGCCCGTTGCACGCAGCAGATATAGCCCCAAATCGTGCTGTCTTCATTACAGAACTGTCCACCTCAGCGGTGGATGTTGCCGACAAGTATTCAGATTTTGCATACCGTCCCCACCTGCTAAGCATAAGTGTTTTAGGAATGGTTTCCATGAGCTCATATTTCATGCTGTTGAAAATATGTGAACATGGTATTCCACGTGATTCAAATAGCCGGCATGGACAGTAAAATTGATTACTTTTCTTGTTGTAGACTACTTCAATGGTTCTTTCTGGCCTCCTATAATGGAACATTTCGTACCTCACTTCATCTCCATCCGCTGTTTTATCTTTATAATTCAATGGAGCCACACGCTCAATTTGATTTCTTACTTCTTTAAAAATTTCACGCGTGTACAGTTTTGCAGCTTCACTTTCAAATTTGTACAGAGTGGTAGTCAAAACAGGTTCAGTGTAAATACTACCGTAATCAGCTCGCAACTCATTAAATCTGTACCCTCTTAAAGCATGCTGAATGGTTTGCATGAAGTCTATAAGACTAATTCTTCTCTTGACATAGACCTTGATACGACTATTTATGGCTTCACATATTGATGTTGTCCGTATCCCAGCAAAAAACTGATCACGGAGATATGCGGAGCACCACGATTCCTTTTTCTCATACACACTTAAAACCCACTTGTCTTTCTGTAGGCCGTGCTTAGAAACCATGTTCTTCCAGTGTTCCTCAAATTCCTCAACACTGAAGTGCCAATAAAGTGCTTTCTGAAAGTCATCCAAAAATTCCTTGCTCATTCTGTGATCCTTTGCGTTCTTGTGCAAGTGCCATGCACATAGTCGATGCGATGCGTTCGGGAATACTTGTTTGATGGCCTCCCTCATAGAAAGATCTCCGTCGGTTACAACAGATTTAGGTTGTTTCCCACTCATTGCTTCCAAAAAAGTTTCCAACAACCACTTGTATGTCTCAATAGTCTCATCAATCAATAAAGCGCATCCAAATATAACCGTTTGGTCATGATGGTTAGTTCCACAAAATATAACCAGTGGATGTTTATACTTAGTGGAGCCGTAAG
This portion of the Lotus japonicus ecotype B-129 chromosome 3, LjGifu_v1.2 genome encodes:
- the LOC130743955 gene encoding protein FAR1-RELATED SEQUENCE 5-like, whose amino-acid sequence is MATSEDDGGEPKFPEPLFVEDEEEEHEDDEEVVEDNELGCSGDDTDSDSSDDEFRNVLTLTADEIRALTFCSESNAYTFYCAYAKGKGFVVRKDACERDSNNKVVMRKFVCNREGLREPKYFIMDRQRAHRSLTRTNCQARLRIRYDNKKCQWGVVGFEEKHNHELTPSVYVPVINAYRTISEGDKAQAESLHAYGVRTCHIMGYLTAQKGGYSKVGFLKEDLYNYFSRQRHNRVKGGDARAALTYLTSKADADPMFYSKYTTSGDNRLNNLFWADGVSRTDYQCFGDVLAFDSTYGSTKYKHPLVIFCGTNHHDQTVIFGCALLIDETIETYKWLLETFLEAMSGKQPKSVVTDGDLSMREAIKQVFPNASHRLCAWHLHKNAKDHRMSKEFLDDFQKALYWHFSVEEFEEHWKNMVSKHGLQKDKWVLSVYEKKESWCSAYLRDQFFAGIRTTSICEAINSRIKVYVKRRISLIDFMQTIQHALRGYRFNELRADYGSIYTEPVLTTTLYKFESEAAKLYTREIFKEVRNQIERVAPLNYKDKTADGDEVRYEMFHYRRPERTIEVVYNKKSNQFYCPCRLFESRGIPCSHIFNSMKYELMETIPKTLMLSRWGRYAKSEYLSATSTAEVDSSVMKTARFGAISAACNGLSVLGSDNPGLFTDMMNDILRLTTKYKNKILKQGGHVNGTNDIRDPNIVKSKGHQPATLKPKKNKKNKKQARCSNCHKLGHNARTCSTLVGGEDNDLEGDERSTQEDEGNVNDDSTGQPTEATTQPSRSNSNVINHLVGRRGHKAKKQKTKNSNLCSVNEKENLTPATDKDESQMGSRALSPQNSTMQPPTQTAASCGIAHPGFHYAVPQYPTRPPNLAVGTGMPAQVNFPHGYGGWIPDPNIQYAYGQPINGPQNAPQCYGYVPILPRNYQNLSACQPIHTPAVRGHSQHQGPRSQMQHDAAKKKAGT